Proteins encoded together in one Miscanthus floridulus cultivar M001 chromosome 16, ASM1932011v1, whole genome shotgun sequence window:
- the LOC136513158 gene encoding large ribosomal subunit protein uL22, whose protein sequence is MVKYSREPTNPTKSTKAMGRDLRVHFKNTRETAFALRKLSLTKAKRYLEDVIAHKQAIPFRRYCGGVGRTAQAKSRHSNGQGRWPVKSARFILDLLKNAESNAEVKGLDVDTLYVSHIQVNQAQKQRRRTYRAHGRINPYMSSPCHIELILSEKEEPVKKEAESQIATRKA, encoded by the exons ATG GTGAAGTACTCGAGGGAGCCGACCAACCCCACCAAGT CCACCAAGGCCATGGGCCGTGACCTCCGTGTTCACTTCAAG AACACCCGTGAAACAGCTTTTGCCCTCAGGAAGTTGTCACTCACCAAGGCCAAGAGGTACCTTGAGGATGTGATTGCCCACAAGCAGGCCATCCCATTCCGCAGGTATTGTGGTGGTGTTGGGCGTACTGCTCAGGCTAAGTCTCGCCACTCAAATGGGCAGGGACGCTGGCCTGTCAAGTCTGCTAGATTCATTCTAGACCTTCTCAAGAATGCAGAGAGCAATGCTGAG GTAAAAGGTCTTGATGTGGATACCCTCTATGTGTCGCACATTCAAGTGAACCAGGCTCAGAAGCAGCGGCGCAGGACCTACCGCGCTCATGGACGCATCAACC CTTACATGTCCTCCCCGTGCCACATCGAGCTCATCTTGTCGGAGAAGGAAGAGCCCGTGAAGAAAGAG GCTGAATCCCAGATCGCAACCAGGAAGGCTTAG